A window of the Lactuca sativa cultivar Salinas chromosome 5, Lsat_Salinas_v11, whole genome shotgun sequence genome harbors these coding sequences:
- the LOC111903553 gene encoding protein JINGUBANG → MAGNMNFISRSCSCSFRLFSKSHDDQESNFRSQSFSQDSFNSSFSSKSSLPPSISAMIATSTTLHHHCISTFKPNSSDILSLTLAGNHLISGSSTHIHLWPRHPATTNTTTKFISIPCNSAVKSLHILNENILISAHQDHKIRIWHINKLKIIATLPTIKDRLAKILFAKNYVEIRRHKKLTWIHHNDAVSSLAVSLDKTLIYSASWDRSFKVWRRSDFKCLESISNAHDDAINAIVLSVEGFVYTGSADKKIKVWGNNRRDKKHYLIEKLEHHKSAVNALAYDDHVSVLISGACSGVMIASERNSGGGDGGHMSVVGALLGHKKAILCVRIVGDLVCSGSADKTVRLWRRAVGKSYSCLGVLEGHGGPVKCLAMAAESSGDGEEEGGGYMVYSGSLDSDIKVWKVWVPSAVEEDSMANFVS, encoded by the coding sequence ATGGCTGGAAACATGAATTTCATCTCacgttcatgttcatgttcatttCGATTGTTTTCTAAATCCCATGATGATCAAGAATCAAATTTCCGATCTCAATCGTTTTCGCAAGATTCTTTCAACTCATCTTTCTCCTCCAAATCAAGCCTTCCACCGTCAATCTCCGCCATGATCGCAACATCAACCACCCTTCACCACCACTGCATCTCCACTTTCAAACCCAATTCTTCCGATATCCTCTCTCTAACCCTTGCTGGAAACCACCTCATCAGCGGCTCATCCACCCATATCCACCTCTGGCCCCGCCACCCCGCCACCACAAACACCACCACCAAATTCATCTCAATTCCGTGTAACAGCGCCGTCAAATCTCTCCATATTCTCAACGAAAACATACTAATCAGTGCACACCAAGACCATAAAATTCGAATATGGCATATCAACAAGCTCAAAATCATAGCAACTTTACCAACCATAAAAGATAGATTAGCCAAGATTTTGTTTGCAAAAAACTACGTTGAAATTCGCCGGCATAAGAAGCTCACCTGGATTCATCATAACGACGCTGTTTCTTCATTAGCGGTGTCACTCGATAAAACTCTGATTTACTCCGCTTCATGGGATCGAAGTTTTAAGGTTTGGAGAAGATCGGATTTCAAGTGTTTGGAATCAATTTCAAACGCACACGACGACGCCATTAATGCCATTGTATTATCCGTTGAAGGCTTCGTTTACACAGGTTCAGCAGACAAGAAGATCAAAGTGTGGGGGAACAATCGAAGAGATAAAAAACACTATCTTATAGAAAAATTGGAACACCATAAATCCGCTGTGAATGCTTTGGCTTATGATGATCATGTGTCTGTGTTAATCTCTGGAGCTTGTTCAGGAGTAATGATAGCAAGCGAGAGAAACTCCGGCGGCGGAGATGGTGGACATATGTCGGTTGTGGGAGCACTTTTGGGGCACAAAAAGGCGATTCTGTGTGTGAGAATTGTCGGAGATTTGGTGTGCAGTGGATCTGCTGATAAGACAGTGAGGTTATGGCGAAGAGCAGTGGGGAAAAGCTATTCATGTTTGGGTGTTTTGGAAGGTCACGGTGGACCGGTGAAGTGCTTGGCCATGGCAGCGGAAAGCTCCGGCGatggtgaagaagaaggaggagggtATATGGTTTACAGTGGTAGTTTGGATAGTGATATTAAAGTATGGAAAGTTTGGGTTCCATCCGCCGTGGAAGAAGATTCTATGGCGAATTTTGTTAGTTGA